In a single window of the Jaculus jaculus isolate mJacJac1 chromosome 9, mJacJac1.mat.Y.cur, whole genome shotgun sequence genome:
- the Lhx1 gene encoding LIM/homeobox protein Lhx1 — protein sequence MVHCAGCKRPILDRFLLNVLDRAWHVKCVQCCECKCNLTEKCFSREGKLYCKNDFFRCFGTKCAGCAQGISPSDLVRRARSKVFHLNCFTCMMCNKQLSTGEELYIIDENKFVCKEDYLSNSSVAKENSLHSATTGSDPSLSPDSQDPSQDDAKDSESANVSDKEGGSNENDDQNLGAKRRGPRTTIKAKQLETLKAAFAATPKPTRHIREQLAQETGLNMRVIQVWFQNRRSKERRMKQLSALGARRHAFFRSPRRMRPLVDRLEPGELIPNGPFSFYGDYQSEYYGPGGNYDFFPQGPPSSQAQTPVDLPFVPSSGPSGTPLGGLDHPLPGHHPSSEAQRFTDILAHPPGDSPSPEPSLPGPLHSMSAEVFGPSPPFSSLSVNGGTSYGNHLSHPPEMNEAAVW from the exons ATGGTGCACTGTGCGGGCTGCAAAAGGCCCATCCTGGACCGCTTCCTCTTGAACGTGCTGGACAGGGCCTGGCACGTGAAGTGCGTGCAGTGCTGTGAATGTAAGTGCAACCTCACAGAAAAGTGCTTCTCCCGGGAAGGCAAGCTGTACTGCAAGAACGACTTCTTCCG ATGTTTTGGTACCAAATGTGCGGGCTGCGCGCAGGGCATCTCCCCTAGCGATCTGGTGCGGAGAGCTCGGAGCAAAGTGTTTCACCTAAACTGCTTCACCTGCATGATGTGTAACAAGCAGCTTTCCACCGGCGAGGAGCTCTACATCATCGACGAGAACAAGTTCGTCTGCAAAGAGGATTACCTAAGCAACAGCAGTGTCGCCAAAGAGAACAGCCTCCATTCGG CCACTACGGGAAGTGACCCAAGTTTGTCTCCGGATTCCCAAGACCCATCGCAAGATGACGCCAAGGACTCAGAGAGTGCCAATGTGTCCGATAAGGAAGGGGGCAGTAACGAGAATGACGACCAGAACCTAGGCGCCAAGCGCAGAGGACCTCGCACCACCATCAAAGCCAAGCAGCTGGAGACGTTGAAAGCGGCATTTGCAGCTACGCCCAAGCCCACCCGACACATTCGTGAACAGCTGGCCCAGGAGACCGGCCTCAACATGCGTGTCATCCAG GTTTGGTTCCAGAACCGGCGCTCCAAGGAGAGGAGGATGAAACAGCTAAGCGCACTGGGCGCCCGGCGCCACGCCTTTTTTCGCAGCCCGCGCCGGATGCGGCCGCTCGTGGACCGCCTGGAGCCGGGCGAGCTCATCCCCAACGGACCCTTCTCCTTTTACGGAG ATTACCAGAGCGAATACTACGGTCCCGGGGGCAACTACGACTTCTTCCCGCAAGGTCCTCCGTCCTCGCAGGCCCAGACGCCAGTGGACCTACCCTTCGTGCCGTCGTCCGGGCCGTCGGGGACGCCTCTGGGCGGCCTGGATCATCCACTGCCCGGCCACCACCCGTCGAGCGAGGCGCAGCGATTCACCGACATCTTGGCGCATCCTCCAGGGGACTCGCCCAGCCCCGAGCCCAGCCTGCCCGGGCCTCTGCATTCCATGTCGGCGGAGGTTTTCGGACCCAGCCCACCCTTCTCGTCGCTCTCGGTGAACGGTGGGACCAGCTATGGAAACCACCTGTCCCACCCCCCTGAAATGAACGAGGCGGCCGTGTGGTAG